The following are from one region of the Vitis riparia cultivar Riparia Gloire de Montpellier isolate 1030 chromosome 9, EGFV_Vit.rip_1.0, whole genome shotgun sequence genome:
- the LOC117922103 gene encoding eukaryotic initiation factor 4A-8-like has product MAGQAPEGSQFDARQFDSKMNDLLSADGEDFFTSYDEVYDTFDSMGLVENLLRGIYAYGFEKPSAIQQRGIVPFCKGLDVIQQAQSGTGKTATFCSGILQQLDYSLVQCQALVLAPTRELAQQIEKVMRALGDYLGVRVHACVGGTSVREDQRILQTGVHVVVGTPGRVFDMLRRQSLRPDYIKMFVLDEADEMLSRGFKDQIYDIFQLLPSKVQVGVFSATMPPEALEITRKFMNKPVRILVKRDELTLEGIKQFHVNVDKEEWKLETLCDLYETLAITQSVIFVNTRRKVDWLTDKMRSRDHTVSATHGDMDQNTRDIIMREFRSGSSRVLITTDLLARGIDVQQVSLVINYDLPTQPENYLHRIGRSGRFGRKGVAINFVTRDDERMLFDIQRFYNVVIEELPSNVADLL; this is encoded by the exons ATGGCAGGTCAAGCACCAGAAGGTTCACAATTCGATGCTCGTCAATTTGATTCCAAAATGAATGACTT GCTCTCAGCTGATGGAGAAGATTTCTTCACATCATATGATGAGGTTTATGACACTTTTGATTCTATGGGATTAGTAGAGAACCTTTTGAGGGGTATCTATGCATATG GTTTTGAGAAGCCTTCTGCGATCCAACAAAGAGGAATTGTTCCATTCTGCAAGGGGCTCGATGTGATCCAACAGGCACAATCTGGAACTGGGAAAACTGCAACTTTCTGCTCTGGAATCTTGCAGCAACTTGATTATAGTCTAGTCCAATGCCAGGCATTGGTATTGGCACCCACTCGAGAACTTGCACAGCAGATTGAGAAGGTTATGCGAGCACTTGGTGATTATCTCGGTGTGAGGGTTCATGCTTGTGTGGGTGGAACAAGTGTTCGTGAGGATCAGCGCATTCTTCAAACTGGTGTTCATGTTGTTGTTGGTACTCCTGGTCGTGTGTTTGACATGTTGCGGAGACAGTCACTTCGCCCAGATTACATTAAGATGTTTGTATTGGATGAGGCTGATGAAATGCTTTCACGAGGTTTCAAGGATCAG ATCTATGACATTTTCCAGCTGCTGCCATCTAAAGTCCAGGTTGGAGTGTTCTCTGCCACAATGCCCCCTGAGGCCCTTGAGATCACTCGAAAGTTCATGAACAAACCTGTGAGAATCCTGGTAAAGCGTGATGAACTCACCCTTGAAGGTATCAAACAATTCCATGTTAATGTGGATAAGGAAGAGTGGAAGCTTGAGACACTGTGCGATCTCTACGAAACCCTGGCCATCACTCAGAGTGTCATTTTCGTGAACACAAGGCGCAAGGTGGACTGGCTTACTGACAAGATGCGAAGCCGTGATCACACAGTATCTGCTACCCATGGAGACATGGACCAGAACACTAGGGATATAATCATGCGCGAGTTTCGCTCCGGCTCCTCCCGTGTTCTTATAACCACTGATCTCTTAGCTCGTGGTATCGATGTTCAGCAAGTCTCTCTTGTTATTAACTATGATCTGCCAACTCAACCAGAAAATTACCTCCATCGAATAGGTCGAAGTGGACGATTTGGAAGAAAAGGTGTTGCCATCAACTTTGTTACCAGGGATGATGAGAGAATGCTGTTTGACATTCAGAGGTTCTATAATGTGGTCATTGAGGAGCTGCCATCAAATGTTGCTGATCTCCTCTAA
- the LOC117922395 gene encoding vegetative cell wall protein gp1-like — protein sequence MPAQDKRDIIVSANPQASPKRARTASPEPSTAAPPSPPPPPLLNPRDSASVMPHARTASPAIIIDDDDSDSPPPSPLLNPQASPSVTPHPRTASPAIIIDDDDSDSPPPPPLLNPQASGSVMPHARTASSAIIIDDDDSDSPPPPPLLNPQASASVMPHARTASPAIIIDDDDSDSPPPSPLLNPQASASVRPHARTASPAIIIDDDDSDSPPPLLNPQASASVTPHARTASPAIINDDDDSDSPPPSPLLNPQASASVTPHARTASPAIINDDDDSDPPPPPLLNPQASSSVAPRASTASPTIISDDDNPDGSENEKDAAWYTTMIFEALSTMNNSAGCSISEIANSIEKRHVVPENFRELLSSKLTDLVSMEKLEMDQNCFKIKKVSGPSQSESHNQTLEEAAVDAARIIAEAKHKEILAAVAVELERVERMAEENEAIPKQAEDIDEQSKIQRRNAGAGGDP from the exons ATGCCCGCCCAGGACAAGCGGGACATCATCGTCAGCGCAAATCCGCAAGCCTCCCCAAAAAGAGCCCGGACGGCCAGTCCCGAGCCTTCTACCGCAGCTcctccttctcctcctcctcctccgcTCCTTAATCCTCGAGATTCTGCTTCTGTGATGCCACATGCCAGGACTGCATCACCGGCAATCATCATCGACGATGATGATTCCGATTCTCCTCCTCCTTCGCCGCTACTTAATCCTCAAGCTTCACCTTCTGTGACGCCACATCCCAGGACTGCATCACCGGCAATCATCATCGATGATGATGATTCCgattctcctcctcctcctccgcTCCTTAATCCTCAAGCTTCAGGTTCTGTGATGCCACATGCCAGGACTGCATCATCGGCAATCATCATCGACGATGATGATTCCgattctcctcctcctcctccactcCTTAATCCTCAAGCTTCAGCTTCTGTGATGCCACATGCCAGGACTGCATCACCGGCAATCATCATCGACGATGATGATTCCGATTCTCCTCCTCCTTCGCCGCTACTTAATCCTCAAGCTTCAGCTTCTGTGAGGCCACATGCCAGGACTGCATCACCGGCAATCATCATCGACGATGATGATTCCGATTCTCCTCCTCCACTCCTTAATCCTCAAGCTTCAGCTTCTGTGACGCCACATGCCAGGACTGCATCACCGGCAATCATCAATGACGATGATGATTCCGATTCTCCTCCTCCTTCGCCGCTACTTAATCCTCAAGCTTCAGCTTCTGTGACGCCACATGCCAGGACTGCATCACCGGCAATCATCAATGACGATGATGATTCCGATCCTCCTCCCCCTCCGCTCCTTAATCCTCAAGCTTCATCTTCAGTGGCGCCACGTGCCAGTACTGCATCACCGACAATCATCAGCGACGATGATAATCCCGATGGCTCCGAAAATGAGAAAGATGCTGCCTG GTACACTACCATGATTTTTGAAGCTCTATCGACCATGAACAATTCGGCGGGATGTAGTATCAGTGAAATCGCTAACTCTATCGAG AAAAGGCATGTGGTGCCTGAGAATTTCAGGGAGTTGTTGAGCTCAAAATTGACAGACCTTGTTTCGATGGAGAAGCTTGAAATG GACCAAAACTGCTTCAAGATAAAGAAGGTTTCGGGTCCGAGTCAGTCAGAGTCGCATAATCAGACATTGGAAGAAGCTGCTGTGGATGCTGCCAGGATAATTGCCGAAGCAAAACACAAGGAAATTCTGGCAGCTGTGGCGGTTGAGTTAGAGAGAGTCGAAAGGATGGCAGAAGAAAATGAGGCAATTCCGAAGCAGGCAGAGGACATCGATGAACAAAGTAAAATCCAAAGACGCAATGCTGGAGCTGGCGGAGATCCATGA
- the LOC117922536 gene encoding glycylpeptide N-tetradecanoyltransferase 1-like has protein sequence MVDDNNSPGSPDKNRSPNPDGNASPESDAAIDVLARKVQESLVLGKTHKFWETQPVGQFKDLGNASLAEGPIEQPTPLSEVKQEPYNLPNLYEWITCDIDSEETCMEVYNLLTNNYVEDDENMFRFNYSKEFLRWALRPPGYFKSWHIGVRVKSSKKLVAFITGVPARIRVRDDIVTMAEINFLCVHKKLRSKRLAPVMIKEVTRRVHLENIWQAAYTAGVVLPTPISTCQYWHRSLNPKKLIDVGFSRLGARMTMSRTIKLYKLPDSTVTPGFRQMELHDVPAVTRLLRNYLSQFAVAVDLDENDVEHWLLPTENVVDSYLVESPETHEITDFCSFYTLPSTILGNQNYSTLKAAYSYYNVSTKTPLLQLMNDALIVAKRKDYDVFNALDVMQNETFLKELKFGPGDGKLHYYLYNYRLRNPLKPSELGLVLL, from the coding sequence atggTTGATGACAATAACTCTCCTGGGTCACCTGACAAAAACCGAAGCCCTAACCCTGATGGAAACGCATCTCCTGAGAGTGATGCTGCAATTGATGTATTAGCACGAAAGGTTCAGGAGTCTCTTGTTCTTGGGAAGACACACAAGTTTTGGGAAACCCAACCAGTTGGGCAATTCAAGGATCTTGGAAATGCGAGCTTGGCTGAAGGCCCTATTGAACAACCGACACCTTTGTCTGAAGTCAAACAAGAGCCTTACAATCTTCCAAACCTCTATGAATGGATCACTTGTGATATTGACTCCGAAGAGACGTGCATGGAGGTTTATAACCTTCTCACTAACAACTATGTTGAGGATGATGAGAACATGTTCAGGTTCAACTACTCAAAGGAGTTCCTTAGATGGGCTCTTCGCCCACCAGGTTATTTCAAGAGCTGGCACATTGGTGTTCGTGTCAAAAGCTCAAAAAAGTTGGTAGCTTTTATTACTGGTGTTCCAGCTAGAATCCGGGTTCGTGATGACATTGTTACCATGGCGGAGATTAATTTCTTGTGTGTTCATAAGAAGCTCAGATCAAAAAGACTTGCTCCAGTCATGATTAAAGAAGTAACCAGGAGGGTTCACTTGGAGAATATCTGGCAAGCTGCTTATACTGCAGGAGTGGTTCTCCCTACACCTATATCAACTTGCCAGTATTGGCATAGGTCTTTGAATCCAAAGAAACTTATTGATGTTGGGTTTTCTAGGCTTGGGGCAAGGATGACAATGAGCCGCACCATAAAGCTTTACAAGTTACCAGATTCAACAGTCACACCTGGGTTCAGGCAAATGGAGCTCCATGATGTTCCTGCAGTTACACGACTTCTTCGGAACTATTTAAGCCAGTTTGCTGTTGCCGTTGATCTAGATGAAAATGATGTAGAGCACTGGCTTCTCCCCACTGAGAATGTTGTGGACAGTTATCTGGTTGAGAGCCCTGAGACTCATGAGATCACCGATTTCTGCAGTTTTTATACTCTTCCTTCAACTATCCTTGGCAATCAGAATTATTCGACTTTGAAGGCAGCTTATTCTTACTATAATGTGTCCACAAAGACCCCATTGCTTCAGCTGATGAATGATGCGCTTATTGTTGCCAAACGGAAGGACTATGATGTTTTCAATGCATTGGACGTCATGCAGAACGAGACTTTCCTAAAGGAACTGAAGTTTGGACCTGGTGATGGAAAACTTCACTACTATCTTTACAACTATCGCTTAAGAAATCCATTGAAACCATCAGAGCTTGGGCTTGTACTCTTATAG
- the LOC117922592 gene encoding telomere repeat-binding factor 5-like, whose translation MDVDDPDGSVNEKAWYTTMIFEALSTMNNSAGCSISEIANSIEKRHMVPENFRESLNSKLTDLVSMEKLDMDQNCFKIKKVSGPSQSESHNQTLEEAAAEAARLIAEAEHKEILAAEAVEELERVERMVEESEAILKMTEDLMRIAGAGEGNP comes from the exons ATGGACGTTGATGATCCCGATGGCTCCGTAAATGAGAAAGCCTG GTACACTACCATGATTTTTGAAGCTCTATCGACCATGAACAATTCGGCGGGATGTAGTATCAGTGAAATCGCGAATTCTATCGAG AAAAGGCATATGGTGCCTGAGAATTTCAGGGAGTCGTTGAACTCAAAATTGACAGACCTTGTTTCGATGGAGAAGCTTGACATG GACCAAAACTGCTTCAAGATAAAGAAGGTTTCGGGTCCAAGTCAGTCAGAGTCGCATAATCAGACATTGGAAGAAGCTGCAGCGGAAGCGGCCAGGTTAATTGCTGAAGCAGAACACAAGGAAATTCTGGCAGCTGAGGCGGTTGAGGAGTTAGAGAGAGTCGAAAGGATGGTAGAAGAAAGTGAGGCGATTCTGAAGATGACAGAGGACCTAATGCGCATTGCTGGAGCTGGCGAAGGAAATCCATAA